From Lemur catta isolate mLemCat1 chromosome 19, mLemCat1.pri, whole genome shotgun sequence, a single genomic window includes:
- the PGLYRP1 gene encoding peptidoglycan recognition protein 1, with amino-acid sequence MSRRRALLAGAVLAVLALGGAAQKMEEAPDCCGPIVPRSEWRAQESNCNQSLRLPVLYVVVSHTAGSPCASPASCLQQVQNVQHYHTQTLHWCDVAYNFLIGEDGLVYQGRGWHTKGDHSGIKWNSMSIGITFMGNYMERVPPPRALRAARNLLDCGVARGVLSPKYMVKGHRDVQRTLSPGDQLYEIIKQWPRYR; translated from the exons ATGTCCCGCCGCCGCGCGCTGCTCGCCGGGGCCGTCCTCGCTGTCCTCGCCCTCGGAGGAGCGGCTCAGAAGATGGAAGAAGCCCCGGACTGCTGCGGCCCCATCGTGCCCCGGAGCGAGTGGAGGGCCCAGGAGTCCAACTGCAACCAGAGCCTGAGGCTGCCAGTGCTCTACGTGGTGGTGTCGCACACAGCGGGCAGCCCCTGTGCCTCCCCGGCCTCGTGCCTGCAGCAGGTCCAGAACGTGCAGCACTACCATACACAGACGCTGCACTGGTGTGACGTGGCCTACAA CTTCCTGATTGGAGAAGATGGGCTGGTGTATCAGGGCCGGGGCTGGCACACCAAGGGCGACCACTCGGGTATCAAGTGGAACTCCATGTCCATTGGCATCACCTTCATGGGCAACTACATGG AGCGGGTGCCCCCACCCCGGGCCCTCCGGGCAGCCCGGAATCTGCTGGATTGCGGTGTGGCTCGGGGAGTCCTGAGCCCCAAATACATGGTCAAAGGACACCGGGATGTGCAGAGGACGCTCTCCCCAGGAGACCAGCTCTACGAAATCATCAAGCAATGGCCGCGCTACCGCTAG